One Persicobacter psychrovividus DNA window includes the following coding sequences:
- a CDS encoding sensor histidine kinase, which translates to MRVFQLFQPRLKHASYEMQELLRVARLTSPILALYSFGPLSLFLMTMSSRGALAEEVNPPKALFGIVMLCVFLYTHWLFNIFLFHILPQDIFKGKKRFIRYVLSYGVILLVAMTFLHIKKGAVMDNVGFVRYYPLFSTVANNSIMLIIFSLVKERHKRNQLALEKAELAVEHERALKENLKHNIHPHFLFNTLFTLKLLIKKNQTEAERYLKEISMFLRQSLTDKGKDMNLVEDEIAHSQRYFNIQKVRFSGAIFFEVDVSDHVRRNKTLPVFALQSMVENAIKHNAFSEQNPLVMRLYEMDDGALAFTNNHIPKLEEVPSTQVGLKNLEQRFSFYGKDYLKIDFKPEEHFTLIFRAV; encoded by the coding sequence ATGAGGGTATTTCAACTTTTTCAACCGAGGCTCAAGCATGCCAGTTACGAGATGCAGGAGCTTCTGAGGGTAGCGCGACTGACGAGTCCAATCCTTGCACTGTATTCTTTTGGACCATTGTCTTTATTTCTAATGACCATGTCATCGCGTGGTGCCTTGGCCGAAGAAGTCAACCCACCCAAAGCACTCTTTGGTATTGTGATGCTCTGCGTTTTTCTTTATACCCATTGGCTGTTCAATATTTTTTTATTTCATATTCTTCCTCAAGATATTTTCAAAGGGAAGAAACGCTTTATCAGGTATGTCTTGTCTTACGGGGTGATTTTATTGGTGGCTATGACGTTCCTACACATAAAGAAGGGAGCGGTGATGGATAATGTTGGTTTTGTACGCTACTATCCCTTGTTCTCCACCGTCGCCAACAACAGCATCATGCTGATCATTTTTTCATTGGTCAAGGAACGGCACAAACGTAACCAATTGGCTTTGGAGAAAGCCGAGCTTGCCGTGGAGCATGAGCGTGCATTGAAGGAGAACCTCAAGCATAATATTCATCCGCACTTTCTTTTCAATACCCTCTTTACCCTGAAACTTTTGATTAAAAAGAATCAGACCGAAGCCGAACGCTACCTGAAGGAGATCTCGATGTTCTTGAGGCAATCTCTAACAGATAAAGGTAAGGACATGAATTTGGTAGAAGACGAAATTGCACACAGTCAGCGGTACTTTAATATTCAGAAGGTACGCTTCAGTGGGGCCATCTTTTTTGAAGTGGATGTTTCTGATCATGTTCGTCGAAATAAGACTTTGCCCGTCTTTGCTTTGCAATCCATGGTGGAGAATGCGATCAAGCACAACGCTTTTTCCGAACAAAACCCCTTGGTGATGCGACTCTATGAAATGGACGACGGTGCATTGGCCTTCACCAATAATCATATACCCAAACTTGAGGAGGTACCCTCCACGCAGGTAGGATTGAAAAACCTCGAACAGCGCTTTTCTTTTTATGGAAAAGATTACCTGAAGATTGATTTCAAGCCTGAAGAACATTTTACGCTTATTTTTAGGGCGGTTTAA
- a CDS encoding IS1182 family transposase — protein sequence MIKKKFKSYQKDQVSLFPLSFGELVPPGHIARVIDCFVNGLSMDLLARYFTNQGGNAPYNPRMMMKLLLFGYQSGVFSSRKIEAFTYESIPCLWLCGGEHPDHATIARFRSLYFLDIFQDVFVQLILLLVEKGLVNLEDYVLDGTKLEADANKYKMVFKKNAFRYSKMVREKIIALFAEIDEIEKQSEEEAKKGHKMDCEDFSSEEVYAKAQEIEKSINEDLPPKEKKKIETRCRHLKKGADKLKGYEDQLQELGERNSYSKTDIDATYMRMKNDESRPGYNVQVGTNGEFITGATAHQNGGDSACTIDHLEERSKMLEQVNLDSMPETLTADGGYGTEAVFDYLEQNGVSPNVKFTGYYKESKKTFKEDISRWQNMLYHEEGDYYECANGRKLTWKKHNIVTNKSGYESHRDVYESADCSDCPFREKCFSMKGKVKQIVVNRNFQRHKERARRTIKSEEGGEKMRMRGHDIETVFGHIKHNLKFKRFMLRGLEKVGAELLLLSLSYNLSKMAKYSKKALIRVLLFVFFGEWIKKGFKRFEFHSQSLFFIQNQFLYKF from the coding sequence ATGATCAAGAAGAAATTCAAATCTTACCAAAAAGATCAGGTTAGCCTGTTTCCTCTGAGTTTTGGGGAGCTGGTTCCGCCAGGGCATATCGCAAGGGTGATTGATTGTTTTGTTAATGGGCTGTCAATGGATTTGTTGGCTCGTTACTTTACAAATCAAGGAGGGAACGCTCCCTATAACCCTCGTATGATGATGAAGCTTTTGCTTTTTGGTTATCAGAGTGGAGTTTTCAGTAGTCGCAAAATTGAGGCATTTACCTATGAGTCGATTCCGTGCCTTTGGCTTTGTGGTGGCGAGCATCCTGATCATGCGACGATTGCTCGATTTCGGAGTCTCTATTTTCTCGATATTTTTCAGGATGTCTTCGTTCAGCTGATTCTTTTACTTGTGGAGAAAGGGCTTGTGAATCTTGAGGACTATGTGCTTGACGGCACTAAGCTTGAGGCTGATGCGAACAAGTATAAAATGGTCTTTAAGAAAAATGCATTTCGATACAGTAAGATGGTTCGTGAGAAAATCATAGCACTCTTTGCTGAGATAGATGAGATCGAAAAGCAGTCGGAGGAAGAGGCTAAAAAGGGGCATAAAATGGATTGTGAAGATTTCTCAAGTGAAGAGGTTTATGCTAAAGCACAAGAAATTGAAAAGTCAATTAACGAGGATTTGCCACCGAAGGAAAAGAAGAAAATCGAAACCCGATGTAGGCATCTGAAAAAAGGAGCAGATAAGCTAAAAGGTTACGAAGATCAGCTTCAAGAGCTTGGAGAGCGGAATTCTTACTCAAAAACAGATATAGATGCGACATATATGCGGATGAAAAATGATGAGTCGCGTCCAGGATATAACGTGCAAGTGGGTACAAACGGAGAGTTTATTACTGGGGCTACAGCTCATCAAAATGGTGGTGATTCAGCGTGCACGATAGATCATTTAGAGGAGCGATCAAAGATGCTTGAACAGGTCAACTTGGATTCAATGCCAGAGACTTTGACGGCTGATGGGGGCTACGGAACAGAAGCTGTATTTGATTATTTAGAACAAAACGGGGTGAGTCCGAACGTTAAATTTACAGGTTATTACAAGGAGTCGAAGAAGACATTTAAGGAGGATATTTCGAGGTGGCAGAACATGCTTTATCATGAAGAGGGTGACTATTATGAGTGCGCCAACGGTCGGAAGTTAACGTGGAAAAAGCATAATATTGTAACAAACAAAAGCGGTTATGAATCACATCGGGATGTATATGAATCAGCTGATTGTTCGGACTGCCCGTTTAGGGAAAAGTGCTTTTCGATGAAGGGTAAAGTTAAGCAGATTGTGGTAAACAGGAACTTTCAACGGCACAAAGAACGAGCCCGACGAACCATCAAATCCGAAGAAGGAGGAGAGAAAATGAGAATGCGAGGCCATGATATCGAGACGGTATTTGGCCACATCAAACACAATTTAAAATTCAAAAGATTCATGCTACGCGGACTTGAAAAAGTCGGTGCAGAACTTCTATTGCTTTCACTTTCTTACAATCTTTCGAAAATGGCCAAATACAGTAAAAAGGCCTTAATTCGAGTTTTACTTTTTGTGTTTTTCGGAGAATGGATAAAAAAAGGCTTCAAGAGGTTCGAATTTCACTCTCAAAGCCTGTTTTTTATTCAAAATCAATTTTTGTACAAATTTTAA
- a CDS encoding LytTR family DNA-binding domain-containing protein, which yields MNIIIIEDEALIAEELQEQINNYDESIKVLAVLKSVEEARSYLQKHPQPDLFFSDIQLPDGLSFEIFKTVETSCPVIFCTAYDDYALEAFKANGVDYILKPFDEEDIFQTLDKYQQLTSNGHTTLYQKQQQAIEQVLTPTQMSHFLIEKGDQIIPVKVDDVVLVHYQEGVSFLYTDKGTRYPYPRALDGIMERLGGEFYRLNRQAIIQRKGISKVSKYFGRKLLVQPTVECSEQLLVSKAGASAFLEWLAY from the coding sequence ATGAACATTATCATCATCGAAGACGAGGCACTGATTGCCGAGGAGTTACAGGAGCAGATCAACAACTATGATGAAAGCATCAAGGTGCTGGCGGTGCTCAAGAGTGTGGAAGAAGCACGGAGCTACCTGCAGAAGCACCCGCAACCCGATTTGTTTTTTTCGGACATCCAACTGCCCGACGGTTTGAGTTTTGAGATTTTTAAAACCGTAGAGACGAGCTGTCCCGTGATCTTTTGTACCGCATATGATGATTATGCCCTCGAAGCCTTCAAAGCCAATGGGGTGGATTATATCCTTAAACCGTTTGATGAGGAAGACATCTTTCAGACCCTCGATAAATACCAACAACTGACCTCCAATGGTCATACAACTCTTTATCAAAAACAACAGCAGGCGATTGAGCAGGTGCTGACGCCCACCCAAATGAGTCATTTCCTGATCGAAAAGGGAGATCAGATTATTCCCGTGAAGGTGGATGATGTTGTTTTGGTTCATTATCAGGAAGGTGTCAGTTTTCTTTACACCGACAAAGGAACTCGCTATCCTTACCCAAGAGCACTGGATGGAATCATGGAGCGACTCGGTGGGGAGTTCTATCGACTGAACCGTCAGGCGATCATTCAGCGCAAAGGCATCAGCAAGGTGTCCAAATACTTTGGCAGGAAGCTGTTGGTTCAGCCGACGGTCGAATGCTCGGAGCAGTTGTTGGTCAGCAAGGCAGGCGCTTCGGCTTTCTTGGAGTGGTTGGCGTATTGA
- a CDS encoding transposase produces MNRDTSQIGHRKSLRLKGFDYSNQGLYFVTINTNKHHSLFGKIQNEKMVLNSAGIMVERWYFELENKFESIKCLSMVVMPNHFHCIIQIIDYPHINKKATLGRVIQWFKTMTTNEYIRRVKGLGWTPFDKKLWHWNYWEHIIRNDQAFDEIENYILTNPTRWESDRFYCKE; encoded by the coding sequence ATGAATAGAGATACCTCACAAATAGGGCATAGAAAAAGCCTTCGCCTAAAAGGATTTGACTACTCTAACCAAGGGCTATATTTTGTGACCATCAACACAAATAAACACCACAGTCTTTTCGGGAAGATTCAAAATGAAAAGATGGTTTTAAACTCTGCAGGAATCATGGTTGAAAGGTGGTATTTTGAATTAGAAAATAAATTTGAATCAATCAAATGCTTATCTATGGTCGTAATGCCAAACCATTTTCATTGTATAATCCAAATTATAGACTACCCACACATTAATAAAAAAGCAACTCTTGGAAGAGTTATTCAGTGGTTCAAAACCATGACGACCAATGAATATATTCGCAGAGTAAAAGGATTAGGATGGACTCCATTTGACAAAAAACTTTGGCATTGGAACTATTGGGAACACATCATTAGAAACGATCAGGCATTTGACGAAATTGAAAACTATATCTTGACCAATCCTACCCGTTGGGAAAGTGATCGGTTTTATTGTAAGGAATAG